In Drechmeria coniospora strain ARSEF 6962 chromosome 03, whole genome shotgun sequence, the DNA window AtcacgacgaggagggaatggtcgtcatcgccaacctctacggcggcggcgacatccACAACACCGAGGCGCGCGACGAGTATCGCGAGATCAAGATGAACGTGCTCCTGGAGCGCCAGGAGGGCGAGCGGACCTACGGCGACATGTTCCGCCGCTACCGCACGCGCGTCTTCATCGCCATGTCGGCCCAGGCGCTGGCCCAGCTCAACGGCATCAACGTCATCTCCTACTACGCGCCCTACGTCTTCGAGTCGGCCGGCTGggtcggccacgacgccgtgCTCATGACGGGCCTCAACGGCATCACCTACTTCCTCTCGACCATTCCTCCCTGGTATCTCGTCGACCGCTGGGGCCGACGACCGATCCTGCtctcgggcgccgtcgccatggccatcTCGCTGTCGTTCATCTCGTACTTTATATACCTCGACATCGCCTGGACCCCGCGCATggtcgtcctcttcgtcatGATTTACAACGCCGCCTTCGGCTACTCGTGGGGGCCCGTCCCTTGGCTCTACCCTCCCGAGATCCTGCCGCTCAGCATTCGATCCAAGGGGGCGAgcctgtcgacggcgaccaaCTGGGCGGCCAactggctcgtcggcgagatgaCGCCCATCCTGCAGGAGTTGATCAAGTGGCGCCTGTACCTCGTGCACGCGTTCTTCTGCGTCGCCAGTTTTGTCATTGGTGAGTGAGAGTGCCTTGGGGGGGCGACGTTGTtcaaacgacgacgactgaCGGGTGATTCTTGCAGTGTACTTCCTCTACCCCGAGACGTGCGGCATTCGCCTCGAGGAGATGGACTCGATATTCGGCGACGCCAGCACCGCCGCGGGGACGCCCTCGATTCGCGCCGAGACGGGCTCTCTCATGAGGGGCGGGTCCCCCGTCGGGTCCGGCCGCGGTGCGGGGCCGTCCAATTCGATGCCAGGCCTGTCGCTGGAGCACGACGGGGAGGTAGACGAAGATCACAAGTCGCAGGCGCaaaccggcggcggcgacgacaagacCATCGGAGGCTGGCTGTCGAGGGTGGCCGGCCGCggtcgagacgacggcgcgagCAGTTCTCAGGGCCGTTATGCGCCACTTGGGCAACGAGAGGAAGGACGGCGCAACGACGACTGAAAGAGCCATTGCCGTTTCTGCCGACTGGTGTTTTTATTTTGTTTTCATCATTCTTGCATATAGATGGACGACTGGTCGCACGAAGGCGTTCGTCGTCCTTCGCGGTCAcacccgccccccccccctcccccctccgaAGGTAGAGTTTGGACGTCGGGCGAGCTTGACCGACGGCCtgggtcggcggcggcgaagaggttCGGAAAgtgacgaagaagacgatACGGCGCATTTTCGAGACTGGATGAGATGTGTGATGCCGAGGGATGGGCACACCAGGccagacggcgacgccgggaTAGATGAATACCTACGTACAAGGTAGACGCGGATAGAGTATTCCTGGGCGTCGTCGCACGCCGACACGCATTGCGCGGCTCGTGATAGCGATTGAATTAGATGGATCGAATATATATCAAGACTATATCCTATGAAACTTGTCTCGCTCTTGCTCGTGCCATCTTGAAGCAAGATTGGAGCTTGAAAGGCTGAAGTGCAGCATTGTAGCGGATAAATGTTCCCATGTGCGCCAACACTATAtagcactgtactgcactgtacatagTTACTATGCTGaccccgtacttgtacagtgcaccaCCATATtatttgtacagtacgtctgCTGCCAGTTGAGTGTGGGTGGTCCGTGCTCCATCTACCAACTTGACGATGATTGCCATCGACAACTTCGTCACGCCCTTTTCATAAACTTGCACCTTGCTCGTCCCCCCCCGCGCCATGGCGAAATCATGAACAAGGTGGATAGGGAAATCGTGCACGCGTACCGGCACCTGTATCGAGGTCTGCTGCACGCGGTCCAGTTCTCGTCGCCTGTCCGATACGTGGCGCGGGACCAGCTGCGGTCGGCCTTTCGCGAGCGAGGTGCGTCATGGAATCCAGAAGGAGCGAAGCGGACCCTGTGGTTTCTCCACGCGGCCGCAAGGGAGACGGGTCTTGAGCACAAGATCCTGAAGAACCTGCTGCGGGTGAGACTGCAGCAGGTGAGAGAGCGGTCCAGCTGGAAGCGGGTGCTGCACGAAAGCAAAAGCAAGTGCGTCGTCTCCTGCCCTTCGGCCGATGAGGACATAACGGCTAATTGTGGGATGAAAATAGGAACCTGTCGAAGCTCCAGCAAGAGACGGCGTTGAGCCATTACGAAATGACGGTGGCGATGCTGAACAAGAGCATGGGGCTCTGCCTGCGTTGAGCAGCGCGTCGAACTTTTGTgtggcccgccgccgacctgtccgcggccaaggacgagggaAGAACGGCGACGGTCGTTAACCGAGCGAGGCAGCAAATGGACGGATGGCCCTTGCTGCGGTCCTCGCCAGGGAGCGACGATGGGCTTGCATAGTTCAATCGCCGAGCCCATGTTGTGTTGGCACCGGCACCAAGCCGTGCAGTGCCGGTGATGGGATGCTAGTCGTACTGGACGGCCACGGCACGTCAAATCACATCACACGGCAACGCCAACGAAGGATGGATGTTGTCTTTACTCATTTGGGTCGCCCTAGCTGTCGGCCGACTTGTCAATCGTGACGCCGAGTTCTTGGAGGATGAGCTCGCTCAAGCTGACGCCATCTCTCACGTAGACCCAACTGCCGGACCCGGtgccctccttctccgcctgACCTTGGCCGAGGATGCACCAGTCGTAGCGCTTGGGGCCCGAGATGGGCGACGAGAGCCAAATCTGCTTGTTCGGCGGCTGCTTGTTGATGACGTAGGTTCCCTTGTCGGCCACGGTAATGGTCATGACGCCAGCCTATTGTCGGTCAGCCACGGCCCTCCAAGCTCTTGGGTGGCGGGGAAGCCTACGGCGAATTCAATGTCGATGTCTTCCCGCGAATCCTGCAGGAGCTCAAACTTGGCCAGCACCGCGTCCAGGTAGGTGTCGGCGAGATCGTGGTActcgccatcggccagctcggcaacGCCCAGCGATCgtttcgtcctcgccgcagCTTCCTTTGCCGGGCTGTCCGTGTCCGGCATGATGCCCTTGGCCGTCAAGGGAGACGAGGAGAACGCTCGCCGGGGCGTGGGGCGACCTGGTTGTGGgaggagggcggccgaggcacATTGAACGAGGCGAAGGCGGGAGCTTCGAACGCCGCAGCTTCGGGCGCCACGAGTGACGACGCGCGAAAGCTCGAGGATGCGCTGCCGAGCCATGATCGGCGTCCGTGTTGGGGGGGCAGCCAAGGAGACGAGACGGAGGGGGTGGGCTTGCTTTGCGAGGCTTCGTCCGTTCGGCTCGTACGTACGTACGTTGGAGACGCGAAAGATGCGGGTTGACGAAAATTGTTGGGCAGAAATATGAAATATCGCACGAGCCTTTTCTGTGACGGGCTATGGCCGTTTCCGCAGAGTCGAGTGGAGGAAGTACACGTAAATTTGCGAGGCtaggacggagtacagaatTCAATAGACTGCATCACGGGGTGACCATCGTTGGCAAGCCGTATCTTGTCCAGGTCAAGTGTCTACTTATTACTTGGTGGGTGTAGGTATCTCAGTGTTGAGGTCCACAGTACGGAAGGACATGTATTTCTGACCTGCTAAATAGgcgtacacttacagtactctgtcCACCTAAggacagtaagtacaagacAGTGCAGCCGACAACTACAgacagtacagagtactccgtacaggtggAAGCACAGGCATTATCTCTCTACAAGTGACTTTCCATATTGCCAACAAGAAGATACTTGTAGAAGATACTTGATCGGTGATAATGGCATATTCCACTTTCTGTTccgagtaggtgtactgtacacgtaccgGCGTTGGAGGGAAAGCATTCGAGGCAAAGGTGGGAGTGCGAGCAATAATAGCGAGGTGCGCTCGGTGCTTGCAAAGCTGAGTACACTTtggtgtacacctacctgtaTTATAGACTGGCTGGCCAGCTGGTAGGCAGGTAGGTCGCCATTAGGTCGTCAGTAGGTCGCCAGTAGGggggtactaggtactaacctagtaggCAGCAGGTAGGCAAGTTTGCATGGCAGTGGTAGGGGCGGGCAAGGTGCCGCAGGGTCCCTGCAGGGGAAAATTAGAGTACGAATAACATCTCTGTGAATGAAAAACAGCTTCGATTATGTACTCATGGCAGGACTTGCGCTGCCATTCAGTATTGTAAGTGCTCTGTCAACGGACGGATTAGTAAGAATGAATATTCATACCACCAACTTTGcggaacaagtacagtactgtaggtgtacatgacGCAGGACCCCCACTTCACATTGGGCTCGCCTCCCACCTCCAGCCATGCCGGACGAGCTTCTCCTCCATCCTTCACCATGATCAACGCGTTTCTCGTGTTCAACGGTCAGGGCCAACCGCGCTTGACCAAGTTCTACACGCAGCTCGTACGTCGCACGGCCGCACGATCCAAGCACGCAAACGGCGCGCGGACTGACAGGGGGCTAGGAAACGAGCATCCAGCAGCGACTGATATCGGAAATCTTCACCCTCGTCTCGAACCGACCCGAGGGCTCCTGCAACTTTCTGCCTCTTCCGCCGCtgctggcggcgtcgggaacGTCCCACACGTCCTCGAATGAGGAAAACGACGTGCCGTCGCTCGTCACCTACCGCCACTACGCGACCCTCTtcttcatcatcatctcgacgtcgacggaatcgcccctcgccctcatcgACCTGATACAAGTCTACGTCGAGTCCCTCGACAAGCTGTTCGAGAACGTTTGCGAACTCGACCTCATTTTCAACTATGAGACGCTCCACGCGACCTTGTCGGAGATGatcatcggcggcgtcgtcatcgagacCAAGCTCGACCGCATCGTCTCCGGCGTCAGGGCCCAAGGGACCGTGGCCAAGCGGCCCGTCAACGAGGGTCGCGGCACCGGTCTCGGCACCGGTCTCGGCATGGGCGGTAACTTTGCCTGGGCCGGACGATGACGCACCGTGCCCCGGGGcgagggcctcggccggGTGGAGAGAGGGAGTCGATCGATTTAGCGAATGAAATTGTCCACCATCATCCGTACACCTTCATCCGCCATGCAGGCAGGCAACGCCAAACGCCGCACGTGGTGTGCATATATCGTACAGCTCATTTTGATCTCGGTTCCGACTCCGGGCCCCTTGTATTCACGTCCGGTGCATCCTTTCTCCATTCGTATCGTTtatcggcgtcgagcacgccAAAGAGATTGGCGGCATGTCGGCGCATCTAGTTTGAGTCAGAAAATCGTTTTCCTGCGTCGAGAGTTCCCGCTGACCTCTTCGGACGGCTTGTATTGCTTCCCCCACCATTCAAACTCGGAGTAAAAGAGCAGCCAGACCATGGCAGCTGAAGCGGAAACAGGTCAACGCTGCGGCTCTTGTGCGGTGCGGGGGACAATATCGGAGCCTACCCGTGATGGTCGCAAGCTGCGCAAACTTGACACCTTTCTCCCATCTTGGCGACCTGCTCGCGAGATAGATGCGCCGCTTGTACTTTTTCTCGAACCgaagctgctgctgatgGTTCAGCTCGGTAAAGTTTGGCGGCCACACCTTTCTCGCCTTGTACGGATTTGTCGCTGCCGTCAGCGGCACCTGCTTCGGAACCGAATTCCCTGCCGGCTGAGCTAGCCGTCTGATGAGCGTCGGGAACATGGCGGCAAGTTTTCGTATCCCAGACCTGCGCAGTCGTAGGAGGCGGTCGGGGTTTGCGTCTGCTTCATGAGCAGCGTGAGGCTGGAATAAGGCAACCAGGCAACGCGGTACCGGCTACGGAGGAGGGAAGTACTGTGctcagtacctagtactccggACATAGCGTAACTACGGTACTGTTAgaaggtactgtacagtaatacttaagtagttgCCTCGCCTACAACTAAAAATGGATACCGCACCACTGTGTGTATTTGCAGCACTTGTTCAatgtacttatactgtacggagtagcgagcgtatcaagtactgtacagagtacgtactACTGTGCCTAGTATGGTACGCTTCgatacctagtaggcactTTGACTCCCAAGTACGGGCAGGCTACAggtaatattacttgtacctactccgtacaacgtaCTGTAAACCTAACATATCGGATCGCACATCGCACTACAATTTTTCCCCCCCAAGTAAGTCAAGCATCCTCTGCCCCACCACCGAAACCCCTCCACAATCCCGATCCCCCTCCATCGTCGTTTGCTGTTTGCCGTTGCTCCCACTCAACTAACTCTACACAGCACCCAAAGAGTCACAGCATCGGAGTTGGCGCCTCGTACATTCTTCTCGAGTCTTCTCGAGTCCTGCGTCACAACCCATCCACCCATTCCTCCATCTCAGCGATGGCGTCGACTGGCGCTCCCCCGAgcaaggccatcgaggcctTGTCCATCTCGACACCCAAGACGAAGGAGCTGAAAGGAGTATGCCGACCGCCTCGCCCAACCCTGCCTTGCGGAAAATGCACGCTGACCTCTTCAGACGGAGAAGCGTGACTCGTTGATCGCCGTCGAACGAAAGTACCAAGAGCAATGGGCCAACGACCGCGTGTTCGAACAAGACGCTCCGACGACCGAGGAGGTGCCCCTGCACTCCATCTCGGCGGCCGATCTGCGAGAAAAGGTGCCCAAGTTCTTCGGCTGCATGGCGTACCCTTACATGAACGGCGTCCTGCACGCCGGCCACACCTTTTCCGCGAGCAAGGTCGagttcgccgccggcgtcgcccgGATGCAGGGCAAGCGAGCCTTGTTCCCCATGGGCTTCCACTGCACCGGCATGCCCATCAAGGCCTGCGCCGACAAGCTCATCAACGAGATTAAGCTCTTCGGTCAAGACTTTTCCAAGTacagcgaggccgacgaggcggccgatgccaaggcggcggccccggccgacaaggcgaagaaggaggaCGTGACCAAGTTCACGACCAACAAGAGCAAGGCCAAtgccaagacggccaagcTCAAGTACCAATTTCAGATCATGAAGTCGATCGGGATCCCCCAGGAGGAGATCCATCTCTTCGCCGACCCCCAGTACTGGCTCGAGTTCTTCCCGCCCCTCGCCATGCGCGACCTGGCCAACTTTGGATGCCGCATCGACTGGCGCCGCTCCTTCGTGACGACGGATGCCAACCCCTACTACGACGCCTTTGTGCGGTGGCAGATGAACCGCCTCAAGGAGCTGAACAAGATCAAGTTTGGCAAGCGCTACACCATCTACTCCATCAAGGACGGCCAGCCGTGCATGGACCACGAccgcgccgagggcgaggccgtcaacCCGCAAGAGTACACGGCCCTGAAGCTGAAGGTGCTGGAATGGGCTcccaaggcggccgacgccgtcaagggcATGATTCCCGAAGGCAGCGACGTCTTCCTCGTGCCCGCCACCCTCCGGCCGGAAACCATGTACGGTCAAACCTGCTGCTTCGTCGGCCCCAAGATCACCTACGGCATCTTCAAGGCCGGCGAGAAGTCCTACTACCTCGTCACCGACAGGGCCGCCCGCAACATGGCGTACCAGGGGAtcctggccgaggagggcgtcgtcgacaaggccggAGAGATCCAGGGCGCCGACATCGTCGGCACCCTGGTCAACgcccccctctccctccacACCGAAGGCGTCCGCGTCCTTCCGATGGAGACGGTCCTGCCCACCAAGggcaccggcgtcgtcacGTCGGTCCCGTCGGACAGCCCCGACGACTTTGCCACCGTGACGGACCTCGCCAAGAAGGCCGACTACTACGGCATCGAGAAGGAGTGGGCGGAGCTGGAAATCTTCCCCATCATCGACACGCCGTCGTACGGCGACCTGTGCGCGCCATTCCTGAACAAGAAGCTGAAGATTGCGTCGCCCAAGGACACGAAGCAGctggaggaggccaaggagctcgCGTACAAGGAGGGCTACTACCAAGGCACCATGAAGGTCGGCCGCTTCAAGGGCGAGAAAGTCGAGACGGCCAAGCCAAAGGTCCGGAGCCAGCTGGtggaggccggcgaggccttTGCGTACTCGGAGCCCGAGAAGAAGGTGGTCAGCCGATCGGGCGACGActgcatcgtcgccctcatgGATCAGTGGTACATCGACTACGGCGAGGAGTCGTGGAAGCGGACGGCGCTGGCCTGGGTCGTcaacgaggacggcgccggtcTCGAGACGTGGAGCCAGGAGACGAGGAACGGCTTCGAGGCCGTCCTCAACTGGCTGAACCAGTGGGCCTGCGCCCGGTCGTACGGCCTCGGCTCCAAGCTTCCGTGGGACCCTCAGTTCCTCGTGGAGAGCCTGAGCGATTCGACCATCTACATGGCCTACTACACCGTCTGCCACTACCTGCAAAAGGACCTCTTCGGCCGCGAGAAGGGCATCGGCAACATCGAGCCGGAGCAGATGATAGACGAGGTGTGGGACTACATCTTCTGCCGGCGCGAGCTGAGCGACGAGGTTCTCGAGCAGTCCAAGATCCCGCGGGCGACGCTGGAGAAGATGCGTCGCGAGTTTGAGTACTTTTACCCGCTCGACGTGCGGAGCTCGGGCAAGGACCTGATCCCCAACCACCTGACCTTCTTCCTCTACGTGCACCTCGCCATCTTCCCGCCCGAGTACTGGCCGCGCGGCGTGCGGGCGAACGGGCACCTCATGCTGAACGGCGAGAAGATGGCCAAGAGCACGGGCAACTTCATGACGCTGCGCGACCTCACGCTCAAgtacggcgccgacgcggcgcgcatcgccatcgccgacgccggcgacggcgtgacGGACGCCAACTTCGAGGAGGACGTGGCCGACAACAACATCCTGCGCCTCTTCAACCTGCGCGAGTGGTGCGAGGAGATGGTTCGGGAGCGGGACGGGCTCCGCACCGGCGACGTCAACTCGTTCCAGGACGCGCTGTTCG includes these proteins:
- a CDS encoding mitochondrial iron uptake protein yields the protein MARQRILELSRVVTRGARSCGVRSSRLRLVQCASAALLPQPGRPTPRRAFSSSPLTAKGIMPDTDSPAKEAAARTKRSLGVAELADGEYHDLADTYLDAVLAKFELLQDSREDIDIEFAAGVMTITVADKGTYVINKQPPNKQIWLSSPISGPKRYDWCILGQGQAEKEGTGSGSWVYVRDGVSLSELILQELGVTIDKSADS
- a CDS encoding AP-3 complex subunit sigma encodes the protein MTQDPHFTLGSPPTSSHAGRASPPSFTMINAFLVFNGQGQPRLTKFYTQLETSIQQRLISEIFTLVSNRPEGSCNFLPLPPLLAASGTSHTSSNEENDVPSLVTYRHYATLFFIIISTSTESPLALIDLIQVYVESLDKLFENVCELDLIFNYETLHATLSEMIIGGVVIETKLDRIVSGVRAQGTVAKRPVNEGRGTGLGTGLGMGGNFAWAGR
- a CDS encoding leucyl-tRNA synthetase, which encodes MASTGAPPSKAIEALSISTPKTKELKGTEKRDSLIAVERKYQEQWANDRVFEQDAPTTEEVPLHSISAADLREKVPKFFGCMAYPYMNGVLHAGHTFSASKVEFAAGVARMQGKRALFPMGFHCTGMPIKACADKLINEIKLFGQDFSKYSEADEAADAKAAAPADKAKKEDVTKFTTNKSKANAKTAKLKYQFQIMKSIGIPQEEIHLFADPQYWLEFFPPLAMRDLANFGCRIDWRRSFVTTDANPYYDAFVRWQMNRLKELNKIKFGKRYTIYSIKDGQPCMDHDRAEGEAVNPQEYTALKLKVLEWAPKAADAVKGMIPEGSDVFLVPATLRPETMYGQTCCFVGPKITYGIFKAGEKSYYLVTDRAARNMAYQGILAEEGVVDKAGEIQGADIVGTLVNAPLSLHTEGVRVLPMETVLPTKGTGVVTSVPSDSPDDFATVTDLAKKADYYGIEKEWAELEIFPIIDTPSYGDLCAPFLNKKLKIASPKDTKQLEEAKELAYKEGYYQGTMKVGRFKGEKVETAKPKVRSQLVEAGEAFAYSEPEKKVVSRSGDDCIVALMDQWYIDYGEESWKRTALAWVVNEDGAGLETWSQETRNGFEAVLNWLNQWACARSYGLGSKLPWDPQFLVESLSDSTIYMAYYTVCHYLQKDLFGREKGIGNIEPEQMIDEVWDYIFCRRELSDEVLEQSKIPRATLEKMRREFEYFYPLDVRSSGKDLIPNHLTFFLYVHLAIFPPEYWPRGVRANGHLMLNGEKMAKSTGNFMTLRDLTLKYGADAARIAIADAGDGVTDANFEEDVADNNILRLFNLREWCEEMVRERDGLRTGDVNSFQDALFGNEMNGAAAEAMEQYGQTNYKLALKAALYEMTSARDFYREACSAGGIKMHRELVFRYMELQALLMAVIAPHWSEHIWLEVLGKGETIHEARFPEVPAVDAALSAKRDYVRNTASNVNSAEGLQLKKKAKGKEVSFDPKQPKKLTIFLSDKFPSWQAKYIELLREMWEPATKSVDDKALNGKMAKLGEMKKAMPFVQGLKKRLQSGEAPSAVLEQKLAFDEKETLAQMVPGLSKTADLVACDVLIVEEGGKKGKNMMDGTEVAITVPNAENAVPGVPTFFFENVKA